A genomic segment from Ramlibacter agri encodes:
- a CDS encoding Bug family tripartite tricarboxylate transporter substrate binding protein, with the protein MIRRREWLAAAAAAGALPAWAQSFPARPVRIVPFGTGGGPIDALARVYGEKLAARWGQPVIVDPRPGASGIIAADAVAKAAPDGLTVLMTLPLTHVNNAILMPKLPYDPVKDFQPLSMLATGGPMVVARTDAPYSNIKELVAYARQKGRLTYGTWGNGSAAHLFGELLKRQTGADLVHVAYKSEAAAHTDMFGGNIDFAWANPSTAKAHSQAGKLKVLGIAGTSRVSTMPNVPTFKEQGFQGFDIDSWIGVYAPAKTPAPIVDAWVAALRETTEMPDVRGKLVTFGFEPLGNTPAQFMERYKADYPRTAELIKAAGVTMEQ; encoded by the coding sequence ATGATCCGCAGAAGAGAGTGGCTGGCCGCCGCAGCCGCCGCCGGCGCCCTGCCCGCCTGGGCTCAGAGCTTCCCGGCGCGGCCGGTGCGCATCGTACCCTTCGGCACCGGTGGCGGGCCGATCGACGCGCTGGCCCGCGTCTACGGCGAGAAGCTCGCGGCCCGCTGGGGCCAGCCGGTGATCGTCGACCCGCGCCCGGGCGCCAGCGGCATCATCGCCGCCGACGCGGTGGCCAAGGCGGCGCCGGACGGCCTCACGGTGCTGATGACGCTGCCGCTCACGCACGTGAACAACGCCATCCTCATGCCCAAGCTGCCGTACGACCCGGTGAAGGACTTCCAGCCGCTGTCGATGCTGGCCACGGGCGGCCCGATGGTGGTGGCACGCACCGACGCGCCCTACTCCAACATCAAGGAACTGGTCGCCTACGCCAGGCAGAAGGGCCGCCTGACCTATGGCACCTGGGGCAACGGCTCCGCCGCCCACCTGTTCGGCGAGCTGCTGAAGCGCCAGACCGGCGCCGACCTGGTCCACGTCGCCTACAAGTCCGAAGCCGCGGCGCACACCGACATGTTCGGCGGCAACATCGACTTCGCCTGGGCCAACCCGTCGACGGCCAAGGCGCACAGCCAGGCCGGCAAGCTGAAGGTGCTGGGCATCGCCGGCACCAGCCGCGTGTCCACCATGCCCAACGTGCCCACCTTCAAGGAGCAGGGCTTCCAGGGCTTCGACATCGACAGCTGGATCGGCGTCTACGCGCCGGCGAAGACGCCTGCGCCCATCGTGGACGCATGGGTCGCCGCGCTGCGCGAAACCACCGAGATGCCGGACGTGCGGGGCAAGCTGGTCACCTTCGGCTTCGAGCCGCTGGGCAACACGCCGGCGCAGTTCATGGAACGCTACAAGGCCGACTATCCGCGCACGGCGGAACTGATCAAGGCCGCGGGCGTGACGATGGAGCAATGA
- a CDS encoding response regulator, with translation MRAGDCWRQGLALAAGCLLLLGAATAAPSTPEPVARQAVLDLSAPGATAGLHELRGDWGFIWQRFRDPEHPSLPGTIAHVPGDWNELPTGGKPPGPEGYGTYVLEVRCPEGEQLALMVPVERTAMRLYVNGRLAAAQGDPGASPAQAQPAIARRAILTDPYSCPLQITAHVSNYEHRAGGMIRAPVAGPLELLAKEYNQRLALDTLLVGAYLVLGVAPIVFWLGRRQDTAPLFTGLFCLAQMAYVDMMGDRMLLQLASPETPWETYLTTEYLAWFASMALFPKMADKLFPRTVHAMAVRLALLLFGLGAAAVVLLPARVFSELVVYGQVAGAAIALYVSLALLRATRHGRPDAGVLLAGMGFLGLVLAVNVVQFYTGLALSSITAFGQLAFVLTGPMVLLRRLGRALTVEELRTAEQREKVDLLVRATQAGILDWDDTRNVTRYSPRLLEIMGYPHGTETADWPQFFEHIHPEDRALVQDEFTNQLRDRSVRDAELRHEPMEYRLLRRDGTPVWVHAEAISVRGRDGRTLRYISSFLDITGHRQVAERLQRQNEALAENARLREDVERMSRHDLKTPLNSIIGVARLLREDAHLQPEQRELLAISERAGYRMLEMVNLSLDLHRMETGTYEFRPQAVNLVDVVSRVLLDLQSLDAAAQVPVQMGQAFTGPVYARAEELLCYSILANLLKNAIEATPPDSKVSLSIMPGDPVRVNIHNPTRVPAAVEAHFFEKYVTAGKSGGTGLGTYSARLMARVQEGELAMSTGSHGTVLTLTLRGLGAEQLPAARSPGRRPTSAPVAPLTLADIPATRVLLADDDEYNRLLLLRYLPAPPFTVDVAANGHDAIAAMERHWPDLVLIDMEMPRMNGLEAVHWIRDREAREGREPSPIVMMSSNDDPGSVRRGLGAGSNRYLTKPFTREALLAVIHELVTGVVSGPAPLPPQPRLRDDQPPSTPEASVRVDAELLQEVPAFLASRRAMVASMAQALATGDREQLRSVAHRAAGGLALFGFHWAAWQSRRISQQAAGAETQALERDIAALKDHLENVQVS, from the coding sequence TTGAGGGCGGGCGACTGCTGGCGGCAAGGACTGGCGCTGGCGGCAGGTTGCCTGCTGCTGCTCGGCGCCGCCACCGCTGCGCCTTCCACTCCTGAACCGGTCGCGCGGCAGGCCGTGCTGGACCTGAGCGCGCCCGGCGCGACCGCCGGCCTGCACGAACTGCGGGGTGACTGGGGCTTCATCTGGCAGCGCTTCCGCGATCCCGAGCATCCCAGCCTGCCCGGCACGATCGCGCATGTGCCCGGCGACTGGAACGAGTTGCCCACCGGCGGCAAGCCGCCCGGCCCCGAAGGCTACGGCACCTACGTGCTGGAAGTGCGCTGCCCCGAGGGCGAGCAGCTCGCGCTGATGGTGCCGGTGGAGCGCACCGCCATGCGGCTGTACGTCAACGGCCGGCTGGCCGCGGCCCAGGGCGACCCTGGCGCCAGCCCGGCGCAGGCGCAACCGGCCATCGCCCGGCGCGCCATCCTCACCGACCCGTACTCGTGCCCGCTGCAGATCACCGCGCACGTCTCCAACTACGAGCACCGCGCCGGCGGCATGATCCGCGCCCCGGTGGCCGGCCCGCTGGAGCTGCTGGCCAAGGAATACAACCAGCGGCTCGCGCTCGACACCCTGCTGGTGGGCGCCTACCTGGTGCTGGGCGTGGCGCCGATCGTTTTCTGGCTGGGGCGGCGGCAGGACACCGCGCCGCTCTTCACCGGCCTGTTCTGCCTGGCGCAGATGGCCTACGTGGACATGATGGGCGACCGCATGCTGCTGCAGCTGGCCAGCCCCGAGACGCCGTGGGAGACCTACCTCACCACCGAATACCTCGCCTGGTTCGCGTCGATGGCGCTGTTCCCGAAAATGGCGGACAAGCTGTTCCCGCGCACCGTGCACGCCATGGCGGTGCGGCTCGCGCTGCTGCTGTTCGGCCTGGGGGCGGCCGCGGTGGTGCTGCTGCCGGCCCGCGTGTTCAGCGAGCTGGTGGTGTACGGGCAGGTGGCGGGCGCCGCCATCGCGCTGTACGTGAGCCTGGCGCTGCTGCGGGCCACGCGCCATGGGCGGCCGGACGCGGGCGTGCTGCTGGCCGGCATGGGCTTCCTGGGGCTGGTGCTCGCGGTCAACGTCGTGCAGTTCTACACCGGCCTCGCCCTGAGCAGCATCACCGCCTTCGGCCAGCTCGCCTTCGTGCTGACCGGCCCGATGGTGCTGCTGCGCCGCCTGGGCCGCGCGCTGACGGTGGAAGAACTGCGCACGGCCGAACAGCGCGAAAAGGTCGACCTGCTGGTGCGCGCCACGCAGGCCGGCATCCTGGACTGGGACGACACCCGCAACGTCACGCGCTATTCGCCGCGCCTGCTGGAGATCATGGGCTACCCGCACGGCACCGAAACCGCGGACTGGCCGCAGTTCTTCGAGCACATCCACCCCGAGGATCGCGCCCTGGTGCAGGACGAGTTCACCAACCAGCTGCGCGACCGCTCGGTGCGGGACGCGGAGCTGCGCCACGAACCCATGGAGTACCGGCTGCTGCGGCGTGACGGCACGCCTGTGTGGGTGCACGCGGAGGCCATCAGCGTCCGCGGCCGCGACGGCCGCACGCTGCGCTATATCTCGTCCTTCCTCGACATCACCGGCCACCGGCAGGTGGCAGAGCGCCTGCAGCGCCAGAACGAGGCGCTGGCCGAGAACGCGCGGCTGCGCGAGGACGTCGAGCGCATGTCGCGCCACGACCTGAAGACGCCGCTGAACAGCATCATCGGCGTGGCGCGGCTGCTGCGCGAGGACGCGCACCTGCAGCCGGAACAGCGCGAGCTGCTCGCCATCAGCGAGCGCGCCGGCTACCGCATGCTGGAGATGGTGAACCTGTCGCTGGACCTGCACCGCATGGAGACCGGCACCTACGAGTTCCGGCCGCAGGCGGTGAACCTGGTGGACGTGGTCTCGCGCGTGCTGCTCGACCTGCAGTCGCTGGACGCCGCGGCGCAGGTGCCGGTGCAGATGGGGCAGGCCTTCACCGGCCCCGTCTATGCGCGGGCCGAGGAACTCCTGTGCTATTCCATCCTCGCCAACCTGCTGAAGAACGCGATCGAGGCCACGCCGCCGGACAGTAAGGTGAGCCTCTCCATCATGCCGGGCGACCCCGTGCGCGTGAACATCCACAACCCCACGCGCGTGCCGGCCGCGGTCGAGGCCCACTTCTTCGAGAAATACGTGACGGCCGGCAAGTCGGGCGGCACCGGCCTGGGCACCTATTCGGCCCGGCTGATGGCCCGGGTGCAGGAAGGCGAACTCGCCATGTCCACCGGCAGCCACGGCACCGTGCTCACGCTCACGCTGCGCGGCCTGGGCGCCGAGCAGTTGCCCGCCGCCCGCTCGCCTGGCCGCCGGCCGACCTCCGCCCCGGTCGCGCCGCTGACGCTCGCGGACATCCCCGCCACCCGCGTCCTGCTCGCCGACGACGACGAATACAACCGGCTCCTGCTGCTGCGCTACCTGCCGGCGCCGCCCTTCACCGTGGACGTGGCCGCCAACGGCCACGACGCGATCGCGGCGATGGAGCGGCACTGGCCGGACCTGGTGCTGATCGACATGGAGATGCCGCGCATGAACGGGCTGGAGGCGGTGCACTGGATCCGCGACCGCGAAGCCCGCGAGGGCCGCGAGCCCAGCCCCATCGTCATGATGTCGTCCAACGACGACCCGGGCTCGGTGCGGCGCGGGCTGGGCGCGGGCAGCAACCGCTACCTCACCAAGCCCTTCACGCGCGAAGCGCTGCTGGCGGTGATCCACGAACTGGTGACCGGCGTCGTTTCCGGCCCGGCGCCCTTGCCGCCGCAGCCGCGCCTGCGCGACGACCAGCCGCCGTCCACGCCGGAGGCCAGCGTGCGCGTGGACGCGGAGCTGCTGCAGGAGGTTCCGGCCTTCCTCGCCTCGCGGCGGGCCATGGTCGCCTCCATGGCGCAAGCCCTGGCCACCGGCGACCGCGAGCAATTGCGCTCGGTGGCGCACCGGGCGGCCGGCGGGCTGGCCTTGTTCGGTTTCCACTGGGCGGCGTGGCAGAGCCGGCGCATTTCGCAGCAGGCGGCCGGTGCCGAAACCCAGGCGCTGGAGCGCGACATCGCGGCGCTCAAGGACCACCTGGAAAACGTCCAGGTGTCATGA
- a CDS encoding UdgX family uracil-DNA binding protein (This protein belongs to the uracil DNA glycosylase superfamily, members of which act in excision repair of DNA. However, it belongs more specifically to UdgX branch, whose founding member was found to bind uracil in DNA (where it does not belong), without cleaving it, appears to promote DNA repair by a pathway involving RecA, rather than base excision.) — translation MRVQLASETDLDGFRREARALLASRARPAQVEWSVEGGQEDLFAADETVMEPQGPAPALRVPPAFVELCQHVLLHREPQRFALLYRLLWRLAHEPNLRHDPLDPDMLQAREFAQAVRRDIHKMHAFVRFRPVGDAGDGAQPLHVAWYEPAHRIVEAVAPWFQRRFANMRWAILTPDACVEWDGSVLQLRPGASRAEAPPPDAGEQLWLTYYRNIFNPARLKLATMQKEMPRRYWPNLPEAQLIAPLAAEARERSTRMIEQPASTPLRRIPIAPAATTMLPPEGLPRLNAAMQQCRTCPIGALATQAVAGEGPLAPRLMFVGEQPGDQEDLRGRPFVGPAGQLLERAFAEAGIVREEVYLTNAVRHFKYDLRGKHRIHKTPSQQEALACLHWLREEIALVRPRALVALGATAARSLLGRSVVVRAERGTWLARGDGLQVLVTLHPSALLRLPVSQQARAFEEFVTDLRRAAA, via the coding sequence ATGCGCGTGCAGCTGGCCAGCGAAACCGACCTGGACGGCTTCCGCCGTGAAGCACGCGCGCTGCTGGCCAGCCGCGCGCGGCCGGCGCAGGTGGAGTGGTCGGTCGAAGGCGGCCAGGAGGATCTCTTCGCCGCCGACGAAACCGTGATGGAACCGCAAGGGCCGGCGCCTGCGCTGCGCGTGCCGCCCGCTTTCGTCGAACTGTGCCAGCACGTGCTGCTGCATCGCGAGCCGCAACGCTTCGCCCTGCTCTATCGGCTGCTGTGGCGGCTGGCGCACGAGCCGAATCTGCGCCACGACCCGCTCGACCCCGACATGCTGCAGGCGCGCGAGTTCGCGCAGGCGGTGCGGCGCGACATCCACAAGATGCACGCCTTCGTGCGCTTCCGCCCGGTGGGCGACGCAGGCGATGGCGCGCAGCCGCTGCACGTGGCCTGGTACGAGCCGGCGCACCGCATCGTCGAAGCAGTGGCGCCCTGGTTCCAGCGCCGCTTCGCCAACATGCGCTGGGCCATCCTCACACCCGACGCCTGCGTCGAATGGGATGGCAGCGTGCTGCAGCTGCGTCCCGGCGCCAGCCGCGCCGAGGCGCCGCCGCCCGATGCCGGCGAGCAGCTGTGGCTCACCTACTACCGCAACATCTTCAACCCGGCGCGGTTGAAGCTGGCGACGATGCAGAAAGAGATGCCGCGCCGCTACTGGCCCAACCTGCCGGAAGCGCAGTTGATCGCGCCACTGGCGGCCGAAGCGCGCGAGCGCAGCACTCGCATGATCGAGCAGCCAGCGAGCACGCCGTTGCGCCGCATCCCGATCGCACCGGCGGCAACGACGATGCTGCCGCCGGAAGGCCTGCCGCGGCTGAACGCAGCGATGCAGCAATGCCGCACCTGCCCGATCGGCGCGCTCGCGACGCAAGCCGTGGCCGGCGAAGGCCCGCTCGCGCCGCGCCTCATGTTCGTGGGCGAGCAGCCCGGCGACCAGGAAGACCTGCGCGGGCGGCCCTTCGTCGGGCCCGCGGGCCAATTGCTGGAGCGCGCCTTCGCGGAGGCCGGCATCGTGCGCGAGGAGGTCTATCTCACAAACGCGGTGCGCCACTTCAAGTACGACCTGCGCGGCAAGCACCGCATCCACAAGACGCCCTCGCAGCAGGAGGCGCTGGCCTGCCTGCACTGGCTGCGCGAGGAGATCGCGCTGGTGCGGCCACGTGCGCTGGTGGCGCTGGGCGCGACGGCGGCGCGCTCGCTGCTGGGACGCAGCGTCGTCGTGCGCGCGGAGCGCGGCACCTGGCTCGCGCGCGGCGACGGCCTGCAGGTGCTGGTCACGCTGCATCCGTCGGCACTGCTGCGCCTGCCGGTTTCGCAACAGGCCCGTGCGTTCGAGGAATTCGTCACGGATCTCCGGCGCGCCGCAGCCTGA
- a CDS encoding putative DNA modification/repair radical SAM protein — translation MEIAAKLAILADAAKYDASCASSGGVQRDSSSGRGLGSNEGTGICHSYAPDGRCISLLKILLTNYCQYDCLYCVNRASSNVPRARFAIDEVVRLTLDFYRRNCIEGLFLSSGIIRSPDYTMEQLVEVARRLREEHDFRGYIHLKTIPDAAPDLLRRAGQYADRLSINIELPTQQGLAELAPQKDGAAIKRSMARLRVQIEAARGEARDASRAPTSIPGARPARAAAPAFSAAGQSTQMIVGADGADDAAILATSAQLYGAYRLKRVCYSAFSPIPDAASALPLQAPPLAREHRLYQADWLMRYYGFAADEIASPRTGGMLRLEVDPKLAWALAHPERFPVDLNRAPRELLLRVPGLGVKAVDRLLLARRVRRVRAEDLKRLHVPVAKVLPFVLAADHRPARSALPSPTAAPQQAALF, via the coding sequence GTGGAAATCGCCGCCAAGCTCGCCATCCTTGCCGACGCCGCCAAGTACGACGCCTCCTGCGCGTCCTCCGGCGGCGTCCAGCGCGATTCCAGCAGCGGCCGTGGCCTGGGCTCCAACGAGGGCACCGGGATCTGCCACAGCTATGCGCCCGACGGGCGCTGCATCTCGCTGCTGAAGATCCTCCTGACCAACTACTGCCAGTACGACTGCCTGTACTGTGTCAACCGCGCCAGCAGCAACGTGCCGCGCGCCCGCTTCGCGATCGACGAGGTCGTGCGGCTCACGCTGGACTTCTACCGCCGCAACTGCATCGAGGGCCTGTTCCTCTCCAGCGGCATCATCCGCAGCCCCGACTACACGATGGAGCAGCTGGTCGAGGTCGCGCGCCGGCTGCGCGAAGAGCACGACTTCCGCGGCTACATCCATCTCAAGACCATTCCCGACGCCGCACCTGACCTCCTGCGCCGCGCCGGCCAGTACGCCGACCGGCTGTCGATCAACATCGAGCTGCCGACGCAGCAGGGCCTGGCGGAACTCGCGCCGCAGAAGGACGGAGCCGCCATCAAGCGGTCGATGGCGCGGCTGCGGGTGCAGATCGAAGCGGCCCGGGGCGAGGCGCGGGATGCTTCGCGCGCCCCGACATCGATTCCAGGCGCCCGGCCCGCTCGCGCAGCGGCGCCCGCCTTCTCGGCCGCCGGCCAGAGCACGCAGATGATCGTCGGGGCCGATGGCGCCGACGACGCGGCCATCCTCGCCACCAGCGCGCAGCTTTATGGCGCCTATCGCCTCAAGCGCGTCTGCTACTCCGCCTTCAGCCCCATCCCCGACGCAGCCTCGGCGCTGCCCCTGCAGGCGCCGCCGCTGGCGCGCGAGCACCGCCTGTACCAGGCCGACTGGCTGATGCGCTACTACGGCTTCGCGGCGGACGAAATCGCGTCGCCACGCACGGGCGGCATGCTGCGGCTGGAGGTCGATCCCAAGCTCGCCTGGGCGCTGGCGCATCCCGAACGCTTTCCGGTCGACCTCAATCGCGCGCCGCGCGAGCTGCTGCTGCGCGTGCCCGGCCTCGGCGTCAAGGCGGTCGACCGGCTGCTGCTCGCCCGCCGCGTGCGGCGCGTGCGGGCCGAAGACCTGAAGCGCCTGCACGTGCCGGTGGCCAAGGTGCTGCCTTTCGTGCTGGCAGCCGACCACCGGCCGGCGCGGTCCGCGCTGCCGTCACCCACGGCCGCGCCGCAGCAGGCGGCCCTGTTCTGA
- the infA gene encoding translation initiation factor IF-1, with protein sequence MAKEELIEMNGRVAEILPDSRYRVILDNGHELVAYTGGKMRKNHIRIIAGDLVSLELSPYDLTKGRIMFRHLPNRGPSSGAPQHRRR encoded by the coding sequence ATGGCGAAGGAAGAGCTCATTGAAATGAACGGCCGCGTGGCCGAAATCCTGCCGGACTCGCGGTACCGCGTGATCCTGGACAACGGTCACGAACTCGTGGCCTACACCGGCGGCAAGATGCGCAAGAACCACATCCGCATCATCGCGGGCGACCTGGTCAGCCTGGAGCTGTCACCCTACGACCTGACCAAGGGCCGCATCATGTTCCGGCACCTGCCGAACCGCGGGCCATCCAGCGGGGCGCCGCAGCACCGGCGGCGTTGA
- a CDS encoding RcnB family protein → MKSTAIICAALAGTLGFGSIASAQEWHRGDRDNHEQWQQRHEQRDHQWQQERRVEERHSSRGWNQPRYVVNEPRYAYNGPAYSGGHRYYRGGYLPREYMNGGYYVGNWNAYPGLYAPPYGYQWVNVDGDFLLVALATGLIANALMR, encoded by the coding sequence ATGAAAAGCACAGCCATCATCTGCGCCGCCCTCGCCGGAACGCTCGGCTTCGGCAGCATCGCCTCCGCCCAGGAGTGGCATCGCGGCGACCGCGACAACCACGAGCAATGGCAGCAGCGCCACGAACAGCGCGATCACCAGTGGCAGCAGGAGCGCCGCGTGGAAGAACGCCACTCCAGCCGCGGCTGGAACCAGCCCCGCTACGTGGTGAACGAGCCGCGCTACGCTTACAACGGCCCGGCGTACTCCGGCGGCCACCGCTACTACCGCGGCGGCTACCTGCCGCGCGAATACATGAACGGCGGCTACTACGTGGGCAACTGGAACGCCTATCCGGGCCTGTACGCGCCGCCGTATGGCTACCAGTGGGTCAACGTCGACGGCGACTTCCTGCTGGTGGCGCTGGCGACGGGCCTCATCGCCAACGCGTTGATGCGCTAA
- a CDS encoding DUF4148 domain-containing protein: MNSTRLVIAAAALATAAFGAMADEADGSQNVLSFQGSKTRAEVQAELGAYKKAGVNPWAIAYNPLSQFRSSKTRAQVQGEYIANRDAVAALNAEDSGSAYLAQHQVTNATRMLASQPAQSGSAE; the protein is encoded by the coding sequence ATGAACAGCACCCGTCTCGTGATCGCCGCCGCCGCCCTCGCCACCGCCGCCTTCGGCGCCATGGCCGACGAAGCCGACGGTTCCCAGAACGTCCTGAGCTTCCAGGGCTCCAAGACCCGCGCCGAAGTGCAGGCCGAACTGGGCGCCTACAAGAAGGCCGGCGTGAACCCCTGGGCCATCGCCTACAACCCGCTGAGCCAGTTCCGCAGCTCCAAGACCCGCGCGCAAGTCCAGGGCGAATACATCGCCAACCGTGACGCCGTCGCCGCGCTGAACGCCGAAGACAGCGGCTCCGCCTACCTGGCCCAGCACCAGGTGACGAACGCCACCCGCATGCTGGCTTCCCAGCCCGCGCAGTCCGGCAGCGCCGAGTAA
- a CDS encoding SDR family NAD(P)-dependent oxidoreductase produces MGVDFKGRVAIVTGAGGGLGRQHALELARRGARVLVNDLGGALDGSGASVSAAQAVVDEIRAAGGEALANGASVTDFAAVQAMVQQALDAWGRVDVLVSNAGILRDKSFAKMDIADFRLVLDVHLMGAVHCCKALWPVMTQQKYGRIVLTTSSSGLYGNFGQANYGAAKMALVGLMQTLSIEGQKHDIRVNCLAPTAATRMTEDLFPPDMLQAFGPEAVVPAMLVLAAEDAPTRLTLCAGAGGFEAAHVTLTPGVHIGIGPEAPERLHAHLADVRERAGEIVPESGAAQGANEMRLARGD; encoded by the coding sequence ATGGGTGTGGATTTCAAGGGCCGCGTGGCCATCGTGACGGGCGCCGGTGGCGGCCTGGGCCGCCAGCATGCGCTGGAACTGGCCCGGCGTGGCGCCAGGGTGCTGGTGAACGACCTGGGTGGCGCGCTGGATGGTTCCGGTGCCTCGGTGTCGGCGGCCCAGGCGGTGGTCGACGAGATCCGCGCTGCGGGCGGCGAGGCGCTGGCCAATGGCGCTTCCGTGACCGATTTCGCGGCGGTGCAGGCGATGGTGCAGCAGGCGCTGGACGCCTGGGGCCGCGTGGACGTGCTGGTGAGCAACGCCGGCATCCTGCGGGACAAGAGCTTCGCCAAGATGGACATCGCCGATTTCCGGCTGGTGCTGGACGTGCACCTGATGGGCGCCGTGCATTGCTGCAAGGCCTTGTGGCCGGTGATGACGCAGCAGAAGTACGGCCGCATCGTGCTGACGACGTCCTCCTCGGGCCTGTACGGCAACTTCGGCCAGGCGAATTACGGCGCCGCCAAGATGGCGCTGGTCGGCCTGATGCAGACCCTGTCCATCGAAGGCCAGAAGCACGACATCCGCGTCAACTGCCTGGCGCCCACGGCGGCCACGCGCATGACCGAAGACCTGTTCCCGCCCGACATGCTGCAGGCCTTCGGCCCCGAGGCGGTGGTGCCCGCGATGCTGGTGCTGGCCGCCGAAGACGCGCCGACCCGCCTCACACTGTGCGCGGGCGCGGGCGGCTTCGAGGCGGCGCACGTCACGCTGACGCCGGGCGTGCACATCGGCATCGGCCCCGAAGCGCCGGAGCGGCTGCATGCGCATCTCGCGGACGTGCGCGAGCGCGCCGGCGAGATCGTGCCGGAGAGCGGCGCCGCGCAAGGCGCGAACGAGATGCGCCTGGCGCGCGGCGACTGA
- a CDS encoding LysR family transcriptional regulator, whose protein sequence is MNRPDIRSLDVGMLRTFDALMREKNVSRAAARLFLSQPAVSASLNRLREVFGDPLFTRTAHGVVPTERALGLAPQVEQLLADLAALLEADQPFDPASSNRIFRVAGSDHASRLVMPALSRTLIACGSGIRFVWVPPGTWSLAEHLHKGELDLAMVSRIQRPRDMETQLLYEDRYVYVMRKDHPRAAEPVTLDSFCAIAQVFLGYGTSNLDDRIDEILAKGGRQRLAQIAVTSFGQIVHQLQHSEHAAVLGARVAREFEAQLHVQELPFALPGYQSLLCWDARSGGDRGIAWLREQIAGIVAAAA, encoded by the coding sequence ATGAACCGGCCTGATATCCGCAGCCTCGACGTCGGCATGCTGCGCACCTTCGACGCGCTGATGCGCGAGAAGAACGTGTCGCGCGCCGCCGCCCGCCTGTTCCTCAGCCAGCCCGCGGTGAGCGCGTCGCTGAACCGCCTGCGCGAGGTCTTCGGCGATCCCCTGTTCACCCGCACCGCGCACGGCGTCGTGCCGACCGAGCGGGCGCTGGGGCTGGCGCCGCAGGTGGAGCAGCTGCTGGCGGACCTGGCCGCGCTGCTGGAAGCGGACCAGCCCTTCGACCCGGCGTCCAGCAACCGCATCTTCCGCGTCGCCGGTTCGGACCACGCGAGCCGGCTGGTGATGCCGGCGCTCTCGCGCACCTTGATCGCCTGCGGCTCGGGCATCCGCTTCGTCTGGGTGCCGCCCGGCACCTGGTCGCTGGCCGAGCACCTGCACAAGGGCGAGCTGGACCTGGCGATGGTGTCGCGCATCCAGCGCCCGCGCGACATGGAAACGCAGCTGCTGTACGAGGACCGCTACGTCTACGTGATGCGCAAGGACCACCCGCGCGCGGCCGAGCCGGTGACGCTGGACAGCTTCTGCGCCATTGCGCAGGTGTTCCTGGGCTACGGCACGTCCAACCTCGACGACCGGATCGACGAGATCCTGGCCAAGGGCGGGCGCCAGCGGCTGGCGCAGATCGCCGTCACGAGCTTCGGCCAGATCGTCCACCAACTGCAGCACAGCGAGCACGCGGCGGTGCTGGGCGCCCGGGTGGCGCGCGAATTCGAGGCGCAGCTGCACGTCCAGGAGCTGCCCTTCGCGCTGCCCGGCTACCAGTCGCTCCTGTGCTGGGACGCCCGCTCGGGCGGCGACCGCGGCATCGCCTGGCTGCGCGAGCAGATCGCCGGCATCGTCGCGGCCGCGGCCTGA